TTGGGTGTATAGTTTACGCAATCTTGGGTGTATTATTAGACTTGCGTTGGGTGTAACAGTTTATAATTTGCGTTCACCACCTGTAATACAGTTTTTAAATACATCACAGACAGTTTACCAGCACAGATAGTTTAATTATGGAAAAAAATATACATGGAATAGAAGTTGTTGATAATTGGCAAATATTTACATCATTTGTTTAAATTACAAACTACGCAGCAGTTGGATTACCCAGTTTCTATATCAGCAGAATTAATCTGACAAAACGGACTCAATAATACAGAGGATGGCTTTGACAGCCTTATAGCACTACTCTCTCTAATTGCCCGATCTCTCTGTTTATTCATCTCATTAAATAGTATCCGGGAAGCATACTCCACTCTATAGTGGTCCACCTCCTCCTACAATTAAAAAGTATATTCTGTTTAAACAGCAATATTAATTCAGTAAAGTAATACAGAGTTATATAGTTCTAAAGACAGTTACCTGTGGCCAATTATCCCATTCATACTTCCACTTTTTGATGTTTTCCGGCTCAATTAACTCAAGCCACTTCATAACGTAGATAGCGCAGTCATAGCTGAAaacgaagaaaataaattacaaatctcaTTTAGGAAAGTTTAATGTTCAGACTCACAAATTTATACCTTATTTTTTGCCCTGATATTTTAACATATGAtgctttaatttccttttcctTCTCGCCTTTCTCCAGAGGTTTTCCGCCGGCATATGTTATCAATCTTGAAAATACATATCCCTTAAATACCAAAACAAATCATTAATACACCCGAATGAATGCACAGGATACACCCAACTGAATATagaatatacacccaacacaaCCTTCGAAATAGACCTATCTATTAAAGTAAAGAAGACAGAGGCAACTTACAGTGAATTTATTAATGTCCTTTCTCTCATCGCTTGGAGCTTTTTTGTGTAGCGGGTCAAGTATTTGACATTTCCGCTTTGTTGTATTTATTAGCCATAACCACCAATGTCCCAAGTGGCAAACAGGAGCAAAAATCTGAAGGATTGCCACATTTTAACagtgtgttattttatttggcatataagtaaataaataagcGTACCAACAAATTTAGCAAACGAAAATTTACATATGGATgcgaacttaatttttttctatctatGAAGTGAATGAAACTCGGGTAGGCTTCCACCCTGAATTCCTTTTTCGTTTTCGGGGATATGAATTCCCCCTTTGGGTGATCCGAAAGTGCCATGCTCTGCAAGAATTGCGAAACAAGAAATGAAATACTGAAAATACACAACTTACACCCAATCGAACccaaaaaatacacccaaattaatgcagaaaatacacccaaagttcgtagaagtaacacttaccacaatatcgggggggagacagtatatttgttcctgaaacctcttttcatttttctggtTTAGGATGAGGCAGATGGCAGATACAATCTAGAAATATATGCCGAAATCAATTTTACATTAATAAACATTGCAGTTTACTTTGGTgtaaaaacattaatgttagTCTAATATTACCTGACATTCTATATCACTTTTTGCCTGGAGGGATGCAAGGTGCGATCTGATCAAAATGTATTCTCCTTTGCCAATCAGATTGCAAATCTCCTCATACTCGTCAGTATTGCCATTTGCTTCTTCCTTCAGTCTCGTCCCCCAGATGTAGCACTTTTGTTTCATATCATCTGTAATTTGATTTATTCCCCCTGGAGTTTCAAATTTTGCAGAACTTTCTCCCCCAGTCTCCCTCTGAATTTGTGGACTTTCGTTTGTTCCCTTCGCCGCATTGCTTGCTAATTTTTGGACCAAAGTGTCTAATTGTTCTAGCATACTTGCAGTTTCTGGAGATTTTTCCCTTTCTGTCTCCTGCGTTGACGCCCCCTCCTGGCTTGAATCAGTCAGTCCAAGGCTGAATGATGGCATCCCTGAATCTGTTTTAGGAACATAGGTTGCTGTCCGTGCCATCATCAACAGGGCAGCAGCGTCTTCTGCGGCTGGATGACTGCGTCATGATGTATAAGAATAAGagtaagaataataatatacgGATGATAAGCAAAGATTGATTTTAGTctgatgaacttacattttaGTTGGAGCTGGGGGAAGCGTGGGTGTGGTTTGTTGAAGTTGCTTGGGGGATTCAGGAGTGCTGCACAGTAACACAAAATTAATCATGGCGTAAAGAAAAAATTGATCAGgaacaatatacacccaaactgtatgcaaatatacacccaaaccctaaacaaatatacacccaatacTATTTCTTACTTTTCTGTAGTCCCTTCAATCCGTAGCATAGGGGTTGGTTCGAAATCTGTCTCAGGGGTTGTTTGGGATGCCGGCACAAAAACCTGGATCGggactctaaacaagaagaaaaatgaaaggttaacaacgcctttgaaaataataaggttataaggttgaaataTTCTTGGAAAACTCACATTGCAAGCGCTTCCGACGGTGTTTGTTCCCTCACAACCATCATATTCGAGTCAGTCGGACTCAACCTAAAATAACCCAAAAAGGGTAAAAAATACACCCgaacaattcaaaaagaagacaggctttgttttttgagaacttacatagttgcagtttttactttttttttgctgccttttttttcttgaataaaataataaagggctttttttctaaaaaaaaatatatacagaattagaagtagaaggtaatagaagaacaaaagtaacggttatttgaaagagaaattacatgctCTGCGATGGCTGGTTTACGCTACTCTGTTCTGTGCGTCCTTGAGAGGAAGGATCATCACTTCCCAAGTTCACAGCCGGTAGTCTAAACAGATTTCACGTTATTCAGACAAAATAAGATACAGgtataaaatacacccaaatgaatgcaCAAGATACAACCAACCGAAtggacaatatacacccaacaaaacAAACGAAATATCCCTAGTAAACAACATACACCTAACTTGATCCACAAAATAAACCCAAATGGTTCCACAAAATACATCTAAATCatgataacaagattttattaaataataaagtttCTTACATTTCAGAGGACACATAGCGACCTTCTGTCGATCGCAGGTCAGCTAGGTTCTCCCTGCGAAACAAGATACAATTATTAGCAAACAAAACAGACAAAAATCTCAAATACACAGCCCCGCAAGACATACCCCTCCGCAGCAGATTTATCAACGTTTCCCCTTAGCCATTCATCGATTTCGTCACTTGATATTTCATATCTCTCACTACATTCATAAAATAAGatgttaacaaaaataattactatGATAGACCGTAATATAGCTTACGAGGTACTGTACCCATCAAAGTATTGATCTTCTTCAGGAGGTGAATCCTCCACAacaacttttttcttttcttgttgtgttctgggtggaaaaaaaagaataccaatcagaaataaaaaattaattttatcacagaATATTAATGAAAGAAGTGCTTACTCTTTTGGTgttgtttttggttttttctttttcttctccttctccgcAGGTGATGATTCTTCACTCCTATAAGTTAATAATAGACACTTCAATTAATACACGAAATCTTTATAATGAagccaaaagaaaggagtaataATTTTAGGACATTACTCATCACTTAGTTCATATTCAGATTCTGAATTAGAATCTGACTCCTCTTGcctctgctttctttttctggagtccattctggaaggcaaacaatcatcatttagaacatactaaaaatacacccaaacgaatTCACAAGATACACCTAACTGAATATTaaatatacacccaacgcaGCAAACGAAACACACGCTGCTTAATAAACTACATACACCCAACGTGAtcaaacaaaatacacccaactcgaaaaagaaattacacccaagtatggttcttactttttcccctttttgctGGGGTGTTTTCTTCCTGAATCCTCTGAGTCTTCTTGAGCCTcagactcagaggtagaagTGTCACTGTCAGTAGTTTCTGTCTCCGAAGACGAAGTTGGACTcgccttccttttttttgttttttttatttcttgtttttttttcttttttttttcttttttttcattttttctcttgTCTCTGCGATCTTCAGAATCCCCTGAAACatgagatattttagttagcagcattcaggtaaataaaatacacccaacttATTATGTTTACTTACCAAAATTTCCTGTCTTTCTGCAGACATTCTTTCCACCAACTGCTCCTTAGTCCAGTTGGCAATCCAGGGCTTTGGTGGTCTTTGAGTCCTGTTTTTGCCTTTGTTTTTTGAAAGATGAAAGTAGATTATCATAAGGGCGAAGAGGCAGCCATTAAttgatttcttcttcttctcctgaTAGTCTGTGATGCCCTTGACCATGAAGGTCAAAACATGCCCCCCCCCCCAGTTTCTCTCTGATATGCCGTCCATGTTAAAAATTGGGGCCAGGTGCACGGGCGATATTTTGTTTATCGTCTTTGGCAAAAGGAACGCCATCTGTATGTAGAGGATGAATATCCTCTTGAACATCAGGCGTTCCTCTTCGTTGCCAACGCCGATTTCCATCATTTCATCAGTAAGACTTTTGAGGGTCTTACCCTGGAATCttctataaattattttgtcatcATCAGAAAGTTTCTTATACTCAACTTTCTCAGGAAATAGATCTCCTAAAAAAAGGAAGACAACAAAGTATCCAAGTCGGTTCAAAAACACCCAAGCATCAACTTATATAGACCCAAGCAACAACTTAATATACACCTATAATTTTAAGCTAGTTACCTGTTGCATTGATGCCAAGTGCATGACCTATTTTTCTTGGTGTTATTTGGAAAGAACCATATCCTGTCTTCAGTCTGTTCTCCCCAAGTTTGAAGTTGTTTGCCAGCTCCCTTAAGAGTTGGTGATCCACCCTTAGTGGTGTGATGTGCATCAACCCACCGAATCCCAGATCCCTCACAATTGCCTTCTTCTCCTCAGTCATGTTTCTGAACTTATCACTCAGGAGATGTGTGGCACACTTAAGGTCTTTTGTTTGGTTTCTTGCTGCCATTTTCTCTGAAACAAACAATACACCCAAAGataacagtaagatacacccatatatatatgagtcagatacacccatatatatatgagtcagatacacccattgataacagtaagatacacccatatatatgattcagatacacccaaagatatcagcaagatacacccattgataacagtgagatacacccattgatattattcagatacattgacaaaccccaatttgacggtttgtcttgcattgaatttagagcatcttgatagccttttgtcacatttagcctaggaattagcatgattttgttatctctcccgtatttgtgcttaagtgtaaaaacatgctttttgagccttattttgatgaattctatttcctctttgattccacaagatgccttgatgtgtttgttagtaatctcaggatgaaataggctaggcatggatcaaagaaagcaaggaaggaagcatgcaagtggagagaagcacaaaaagccaaagaattgatctcggccaagcacgcgtacgcgcacaaggcgctcgcgcgcacatggCGATACAGgacaaggacgcgcacgcgtaccgtgcgcgcacgcgtcgtggtccgcacgtgattcttttattgcaacacgtgcctggcgattttggaaggtttcaacaaccaactttggcgccaaaatgcatataagagccaaggattgaaggggaaaaacacacattcacatccatagactaattctaggtcattagatagatagttagagttagtttctagggagggaagctctcacttctctctagaattaggattaggattaggtttagttcttagattgagatttagattcatcttcttctatttctatcttctgaattctttgttgttacattcattcttcttccattcttttattgcaatttcctttatgttgttcttatattttgttgtagatctagtattgttccttctactttcttccaattcaataaaaggtaattcataataaatgtgtttcttttgattgttgttgttaattcctttcaataaatgttgttagattctattcttgttgtcaatttgctttgcttttcttttgtgccttccaagtgtttgatgaaatgcttggttggattttagtgtaggttttgttcctcttggcctaggtagagtaattagtgactcttgagttacctaattcctttgttgattgataattagaagttgctaattgatttgaatgcctctaaagctagtctttccttcaggagttgattaggacttgaggaatcaaattgattcatccacttgacttttctccatggttagaggttaactaagtgggagcaatacacaattctcatcacaattgagaaggataactaggataggacttctagttctcatatcttgccaagagttttattagttgttagtttattttctttgccatttatatctcttgtctaaaatcttaaaaaccccaaaacaactcacaaccaataacaagacactttattgtaaatcctagggagaacgacccgaggtttcaatacttcggtttatagattttaggggtttgtacttgtgacaaacaaatttttgcatgaaaggattagcgattggtttagagactatacttgcaacgagaattcatttgtgaaattctaaaccgtcaaaaatccaatcgtcataCATGCGTATAGATATTAGTCAGATCACTCAACCATGCTTCAATATCAAGCCACATTACAAGGTTAAGCAGTATACACCCCCGAATCTACGGAATAAACCCCCaaaaatcaacaacaataacagGAGAACTTAGAACAACAACGTAGAACGACGTAGAACTTAGAAGAACGACGTAGAATTTAGAACATTGtaacaaagaagcaagaataatagtaaaccctagaagaacgacgtagaagaaaagtaaaatatacaggAATCTTAATGAACTTACGTTGAGTATTGTTGCTTTGTTTTCTCTTCAGATTCTTCACGGAGAGTTTGATGGTGTTTTGATGGAGGTTTCGAAGAAcgatttgtatattttgaacTTTGATTTTCGCTCGAAAATGGGAGGGTTTCCTTGTTTTCGAAGTGCCTTGAGAaatggaagaagtggaagaagtggaagagtctgCCATACGTAACCGTTTGAGTGTTGAGCGCGTGACTTTGACGCGCCATGTTATCTCTTTTGGTGCGCGTGATTTCTCTTTGGGCTGGGCCAACTTGTATGCTTGTaggcttgtatgtgtagcaggcccgtATAAGTATTGGTAAAGACATCATCTaagtttaaataattataaatataattatgatgatttgaaaatatagacaggttatattaattattatatattagtCTTGCTAGCTCATGCATTATTGTCCAAAAGGATGCTGCAAAAcaattgttaaataattttaacttTGTAGTTTGCACTACCAAAGAGTCAAAGACCAAGTTGCCTCGATTAAATCGGTCTTCGTATTTTAAGTGTAATTAGAgctttatattaaataaaagttttcacttttcaattaGTTAAATTCACACTAGCCATTGGTTTTAAGAAAACAAATTATTCTTAAAGTATTTGCTTTTATGTTTAGGTTATTTAGAATagaattaataatataaaatattttgttttttttttcgaatgacAACGGTTAGTAGAGTATTTAAAAGAATTTGTTTAAGACAGAAatttaatcataaaattttaaataataaaaaatttagttaaaaatttagtGAAATTGTTGAAATCTAAGTTGTTGTgaaacaaaaagcaaacatTTTTAATACAATTGACGATGATGTATAAGTTTTGACAACATGACTTTTCTTGCAacgtttcaatttttttttttgacttttcgatgatatatatatatatatatatatatatatatatatatatatatatatatatatatatatatatatatatatatatataaaagtataGATTAAGTAGCTTTAAAATCACATAATAATATACTCATAATAAACAGAGAAAGTCAGGCTCGGAGAGGATTCATATGCTAAACATATAGTATAACAAATAATCAGGATTACATGATATTACACGacgttttttattttaaatttgtttaaatatACATCATTGCATGTGAGGcttttttatttagcttttttTGAATGATGATCTGTTATACGTACAATCTTTTTTGACATACAAGTTAATCTTAACTCAACAAAATCCACTTACATAATGTGTgcataaaaaagaagaagaaaaagaaagatgataatgataatgatgatgaagaacaagaagcagcagaagatgaggaggagaaagaagaagatttttaaattatgcagaacgtatcactataaatacaccaaaaattcttaacaatACACATAAATATCTTAGTTTTACACCGAAATTAAAAATGCCAAAATAAGGAATAAGACTGGATATTATTAGAAATGTCCAAAAAATATCATAGTCGTAAAGCAAAAGTATAAATGTATTTCTATGTATGTGAAAAATCTAACAGAAACAAATTAGTATAATTGTTATTAGTCGAATTCGGTAATTTCTTTTGcatataattttgttttatccgATCTCAATATCGGTGTTTTTTTATGGATTTTTATTTCGAGTATTGCTCTGATCGGACCTCTTAACtacaaatacataaaaataatttcttcaatgctgtatttttcttcttctttttattttctttctttcttttttttttttcttttttttagttgaatgaatgtaggttCATCATTTTCTAAGTAATTTTacagcattatgtgtttctttttcttctttatttgatttttttgtttttaatttattcttattaagagagtaaaacaaaaagaaacttgacaaggtaaaataagaagaaaaaaatgaataaaaaaaagaagatgataatgatgaaaaagaagaagaagaagcagcaaaaAATGAAGAGAAGGAAgatgaagagttttgaattacgCAGAACTTATCAGTACAAATACactgaaattttttaataatacacaaaaatatattaGTTTTACACCAAAATTTGTTACAAATACATGAAATGTTTTCTTTAATactgcattttttttcttcttttttttcttatttctttctttcttttagttgaataaatgtaagttcatcctctttcaagtaattttgtggtattatgtatttttttatttgatttttttttgtttttattcttgttaagaaaataaaataagaagaaatttaaaaaattttatgacaAAATTTTGGATTAGGCAACGTTATTGATATAGCAAAATTTTTAcgataacaataacaataataacaataacgaTAATGACGATACATATATAAAGAAGACGACGATAACTATAacgatgatgaagatgatggagaagaaggacgaaaaaaaaaaaaaagaaaaaagtccactaaaaaaagaaaaagaggagagGAGGTGGTAATGacgaaaacaaaaaaataacaaaaaaaaagaaaaagaagaaaacaaaattttagaatgacaaataaaaaaaagaaaaacgtgCAGAAatgtataaatataaataacttATTAAACTTGTTTGTATAAATAATTTGtagataaaaaatatctattaaatttatataactcGTAAGTTTTGATACAGACTATTAGATCGAATCCCTTCTAGATAGATATTGTATTGCATACTTTTACATATAAACCAAGTGCTAAAATATTTATCACAAACAgaagattttaaaatattttctacttttaaaaattgtaaagcaaattaaatcaatttaaataattttttaatttcctAAACAATAAACCAAATCAGctgtaattaaaaataatatcacaTGATGATATTTTTTAACGAAAAAATATCACacgtttttttttaatttgttcttttgaaatataaataagatagatcaataatattaaaaaaataaaaaaaattaattaaaatttatcttatttaataacaaataattaataaattttaaataaaataaattttaattattttttattaatattttttctttatcaaatATTTTGACAAATAGATATAATCATATAGGTAAGCATCATTTCATGAAGGAGGAGAGAAGGACGAAAATATAAGTTACTTAAGATGTAAGTAGTCTAATAATAATGACAACATGTAGCAAAAGAGGGGTGGAATCAGGAAATTTTATAAGAAGAGGACGAAATTAcatataaaatagttaaaatataatatacaaaattaataaaatataatttacgGTATAATATTAAATCGatcattatattatataaaaattaatatttaattaaatattttaaaattttgatattttaaatttatgatattttataGAACTAAaatcattaaatataattttattttgtttggaCCACCTTAATCTATAAATAGACTAgcttattatttttgttttagtcCAACCCATATATATCAATGACAAATTTATTACATATTcaatattcatatataaaaaaGTCTAGGGACagcaattttattaaattttggccATCATATAAttagtaaaagaaaaatgagtaattttacattattgaataaaatctcacaccattaaaaatatcattaataGCTATTTGATAGCTACAAATTACAAAAGTTACTGACTTTTTAACACTCCTCTTCATATATTTatactcttttatttatttatttatttttaaaacactACTTGCTACTACTATATTACAATAATTcacatataaatttttatgtgtCTAACATAGTAAGTtattaacatatatatttaatcCATAATacacatatattatatatatataatactacTATTAGTCAACTACTAAATTATTTTAAGAGAAAAGGATAAATAGattcttgattttttttatctacaaacatttaagtttttgaaaatttgaaaatacatTTAATTCTTTgaccttttcaaaatttagacATATTGATCCCTTACATTCATTTGGGTTTATCAGACTCAACAAAAAAACATCAGACGTGACTTCCGTTGTACTGACCTAGCTTATACGGATGCACATGTAAGagagtttttaaaattgaaCAAATTAAACTCAGAGATCGATATGTCCAAATTTTAAAGAGGTCAGaaacttaaatgtatttttaaatttttaaggacTTAAATATCTTCAGACCAAAAAGTAAAAGATCAATTTATCATTTtctcatatttaaaaaaaattaaggagACTATGGCCACCTTAGACTCCATGAACCCGCCAATGAACATGACAATCTATTTCATGGAAACTCCATTGATGGAACTTTCCAAAATAACTAAATTCTATCCCaaattatcttttattatatatagagATGTACATGGTCTGATCTAATTCGGTCCCGAATATTTTAGAGATTAATTTAGTGTGATTTTATTCAATCTAAAATTGGGTAAGAATCTCAAAAATGAACTTAGTCATTATTTTGAGTTGGGTCCGGGTCAATACAAACTCGTCTTCACCCGGTTCAAGTGCACCTTAAGGGAACTAAAAAAGatatatgttttaaattaattttaatattacattatattaattataatgtataaacttattgttttatttttaatcacacttattgaattagaaaatagatcaaagaagcatcaaattagaatttatgGACAAATTCAAGTTCAAATATGGATAACAATTTTTCGATAACAAGTTTCTTCTTTATAAATAAATGcatcataaataatttttttataaaaaagtttCTTTATAATTTATTGTTAAAGTTTTAAAGACCCGGTATAGTTGTTGTGGCCTGAAAATGTTTAGATTTTATCGGATCTAAAGTCGAGTTAGAGTCTAAAAAATAGATCCGATGTATATTTAGGGCCGGATCTGGGTCAGGAGAAATCCGGTTTCACCCGGCCCGAATGCCTCGAACATTTTAGGGGCTAATTTTGTAGGGTTATAtggtgcggaatttataacccacaaactaaccggcaagtgcaccgggtcgtaccaagtaatacctcaggtgagtgagggtcgatcccacgaaaaTTGAtagactaagcaacaatggttgattaatttacttagttagacaaaaagaaaatagtgtttgagtgttcaaaagcattaaacagtaaattcagataattagaaagcaagcagtaaattggttgtgaataatatatggagaaacagttaaggtttcagagatatctattttcctgattgacttttcttattaactattttaatcatgcaagatttaattcatggaaaactatatgtgactaaaccctaattccttagacctttttagtctcctctaaaattcatcaatcGCCAATTCTTTGGTCATTtgattccaattagagggtgaagttcaattctagttaatatgtcacaaaaatcctaattacccaaatataagaggattatatgtcacgtatcctgttaagtccagataattaaaaatttaggagaatatgttttcaagatgttgttcaagtaaagaacTTTTTCAAGTTAtataagaactcaattagaacaag
The genomic region above belongs to Arachis stenosperma cultivar V10309 chromosome 5, arast.V10309.gnm1.PFL2, whole genome shotgun sequence and contains:
- the LOC130981139 gene encoding uncharacterized protein LOC130981139, yielding MKQKCYIWGTRLKEEANGNTDEYEEICNLIGKGEYILIRSHLASLQAKSDIECQIVSAICLILNQKNEKRFQEQIYCLPPDIVSMALSDHPKGEFISPKTKKEFRVEAYPSFIHFIDRKKLSSHPYIFAPVCHLGHWWLWLINTTKRKCQILDPLHKKAPSDERKDINKFTGYVFSRLITYAGGKPLEKGEKEKEIKASYVKISGQKISYDCAIYVMKWLELIEPENIKKWKYEWDNWPQEEVDHYRVEYASRILFNEMNKQRDRAIRESSAIRLSKPSSVLLSPFCQINSADIETG